A window from Streptomyces subrutilus encodes these proteins:
- a CDS encoding SPFH domain-containing protein — MTKTDAAPADVREFPAHSVGGGLALLLGLAGTAAGTSAIAIGAVTDPGALKGALIAAGVLLVVVAFIGTLGLNTVAPGEARVVQLFGRYRGTIRTDGLRWVNPFTSRRKISTRARNHETAVLKVNDAYGNPIELAAVVVWRVQDTARAVFEVDDFTEFVETQTEAAVRHIAIEYPYDAHEEGGLSLRGNAEEITEKLAVELHARVDAAGVQIIESRFTHLAYAPEIASAMLQRQQAGAVVAARKQIVEGAVGMVELALTRLQEEDIVDLDPERKAAMVSNLMVVLCGDRAAQPVLNTGTLYQ, encoded by the coding sequence ATGACGAAGACGGACGCCGCACCAGCCGACGTACGCGAATTCCCCGCGCACAGCGTGGGCGGCGGGCTGGCCCTGCTGCTCGGTCTGGCGGGCACGGCCGCGGGTACGAGCGCCATCGCGATCGGGGCCGTGACGGACCCGGGGGCCCTCAAGGGCGCGCTGATAGCCGCCGGCGTCCTGCTGGTCGTGGTCGCGTTCATCGGCACGCTGGGGCTGAACACGGTGGCCCCGGGCGAGGCCCGGGTGGTCCAGCTCTTCGGCCGCTACCGCGGCACGATCCGCACGGACGGCCTGCGCTGGGTCAACCCGTTCACCTCCCGCCGGAAGATCTCCACCCGGGCGCGCAACCACGAGACGGCCGTCCTGAAGGTCAACGACGCCTACGGCAACCCGATCGAGCTCGCGGCGGTCGTGGTGTGGCGCGTGCAGGACACCGCGCGGGCCGTCTTCGAGGTCGACGACTTCACCGAGTTCGTCGAGACGCAGACCGAGGCCGCCGTCCGGCACATCGCGATCGAGTACCCGTACGACGCCCACGAGGAGGGCGGCCTGTCGCTGCGCGGGAACGCCGAGGAGATCACCGAGAAGCTGGCGGTGGAACTGCACGCCCGGGTCGACGCGGCCGGTGTGCAGATCATCGAGTCCCGCTTCACCCACCTCGCGTACGCTCCGGAGATCGCCTCGGCGATGCTCCAGCGCCAGCAGGCGGGGGCCGTGGTGGCCGCGCGCAAGCAGATCGTCGAAGGCGCGGTGGGCATGGTCGAGCTCGCCCTGACCCGCCTCCAGGAGGAGGACATCGTGGACCTGGACCCGGAACGCAAGGCCGCCATGGTCTCGAACCTGATGGTCGTCCTGTGCGGGGACCGCGCCGCCCAGCCGGTGCTCAACACGGGCACCCTCTACCAGTGA
- a CDS encoding alkyl hydroperoxide reductase, with product MSLDSLKSAVPDFAKDLKLNLGSVIGNSGLPQQQLWGTVLACAIAARSPRVLRELEPEAKENLSAEAYTAAKSAAAIMAMNNVFYRTRHLLSDPEYGTLRAGLRMNVIGNPGVEKVDFELWSLAVSAINGCGQCLDSHEQVLRKAGVDRETVQEAFKIASVIQAVAVTLDAEAALATAAE from the coding sequence ATGTCCCTCGACTCCCTCAAGTCCGCCGTTCCGGACTTCGCCAAGGACCTGAAGCTGAACCTCGGTTCGGTCATCGGCAACAGCGGCCTGCCGCAGCAGCAGCTGTGGGGCACCGTCCTCGCCTGCGCGATCGCCGCCCGCTCCCCGCGCGTCCTGCGCGAGCTGGAGCCGGAGGCGAAGGAGAACCTGTCGGCCGAGGCCTACACCGCCGCCAAGTCCGCCGCCGCGATCATGGCGATGAACAACGTCTTCTACCGGACGCGCCACCTGCTCTCCGACCCGGAGTACGGCACCCTGCGCGCGGGCCTGCGGATGAACGTCATCGGCAACCCGGGCGTGGAGAAGGTCGACTTCGAGCTGTGGTCGCTCGCCGTCTCCGCGATCAACGGCTGCGGCCAGTGCCTGGACTCGCACGAGCAGGTGCTGCGCAAGGCCGGCGTCGACCGCGAGACGGTCCAGGAGGCCTTCAAGATCGCCTCGGTGATCCAGGCCGTCGCCGTCACCCTCGACGCCGAGGCCGCCCTGGCCACCGCCGCCGAGTAA
- a CDS encoding peroxiredoxin: MLTVGDKFPTYDLTACVSLEAGSEFAQIDHKTYEGKWRVVFFWPKDFTFVCPTEIAAFGKLNEEFQDRDAQVLGVSGDSEFVHHAWRKDHADLRDLPFPMLADSKHELMQACGVQGEDGFAQRAVFIVDQNNEIQFTMVTAGSVGRNPKEVLRVLDALQTDELCPCNWNKGEGTLDAGSLLAGE; this comes from the coding sequence GTGCTCACTGTCGGCGACAAGTTCCCCACCTACGATCTGACCGCTTGCGTCTCGCTCGAAGCCGGCAGCGAGTTCGCCCAGATCGACCACAAGACCTACGAGGGCAAGTGGCGCGTGGTGTTCTTCTGGCCGAAGGACTTCACCTTCGTCTGCCCGACCGAGATCGCCGCGTTCGGCAAGCTGAACGAGGAGTTCCAGGACCGCGACGCCCAGGTCCTCGGCGTCTCCGGCGACTCCGAGTTCGTCCACCACGCCTGGCGCAAGGACCACGCCGACCTGCGTGACCTGCCCTTCCCGATGCTGGCCGACTCCAAGCACGAGCTCATGCAGGCCTGTGGCGTGCAGGGCGAGGACGGGTTCGCGCAGCGCGCGGTCTTCATCGTCGACCAGAACAACGAGATCCAGTTCACGATGGTGACCGCCGGGTCCGTGGGCCGCAACCCCAAGGAGGTCCTGCGGGTCCTCGACGCCCTGCAGACCGACGAGCTCTGCCCCTGCAACTGGAACAAGGGCGAGGGCACCCTGGACGCCGGCTCGCTGCTGGCCGGTGAGTGA
- a CDS encoding ABC transporter ATP-binding protein, which produces MTPAGTLLAATDLRKAYGPTSALDGAEFSIHPGEVVAVMGPSGSGKSTLLHCLAGIVPPDSGTITYAGRELSAMNDAQRSALRRGEFGFVFQFGQLVPELTCVENVALPLRLAGVKRKEAERTALEWMERLRVEDLGRKRPGEISGGQGQRVAIARALVTRPRVVFADEPTGALDSLNGELVMQLLTEAARSTNAAVVLVTHETRVAAYSDREIVVRDGRSRDMERIV; this is translated from the coding sequence ATGACCCCCGCCGGCACCCTGCTCGCCGCCACCGACCTGCGCAAGGCGTACGGGCCCACCAGCGCCCTCGACGGCGCGGAGTTCTCCATCCACCCCGGCGAGGTCGTCGCCGTCATGGGCCCCTCCGGCTCGGGCAAGTCCACCCTGCTGCACTGCCTCGCCGGCATCGTCCCGCCCGACTCCGGCACCATCACGTACGCGGGCCGCGAACTGTCCGCGATGAACGACGCCCAGCGCAGCGCGCTGCGCCGCGGCGAGTTCGGCTTCGTCTTCCAGTTCGGCCAGCTCGTACCGGAGCTGACCTGCGTGGAGAACGTCGCCCTCCCGCTGCGCCTGGCCGGCGTCAAGCGCAAGGAGGCCGAGCGGACCGCGCTGGAGTGGATGGAGCGGCTGCGGGTCGAGGACCTCGGCCGCAAGCGCCCGGGCGAGATATCCGGCGGCCAGGGCCAGCGCGTGGCCATCGCCCGCGCCCTCGTCACCCGGCCCCGGGTCGTCTTCGCCGACGAGCCCACCGGAGCCCTGGACTCCCTCAACGGCGAACTCGTGATGCAACTGCTCACCGAGGCCGCCCGCTCCACCAACGCGGCCGTCGTGCTGGTCACCCACGAGACCCGCGTGGCCGCCTACTCCGACCGCGAGATCGTCGTGCGCGACGGCAGGTCCCGCGACATGGAGCGGATCGTATGA
- a CDS encoding transglycosylase domain-containing protein produces MGRAEARKAQQQRGARRAPSGRAKGKGGGAGKRTGIRRFFTWKKVLGTFLGGILLLMAAAVVLYFSVDEPSDPNKLATQQSNTYKWSDGTVMARVGETNRSIVPIDKIPEDVRTAFIAIENKSFYKDRGIDVVGVARGLFNTVRGKGTAGGSTITQQYVKNYYLTQDQSPTRKIRELVISLKVDQRMEKNDILAGYLNTNFYGRNAYGIQAAAQAYYGVDADKLTLVQGAYLAAVIQAPSQYDWATAGPNGKALVMVRFNAVLDNMVEMGKLDAAKRKELKFEEPVKPKPTPGMDGQKGYLVQAANDEMNRQHVTDAEIAAGGWDITLNIDKKKQAALEQAVQDELESKLDRKNTKERPQDQSVQAGATSVDAKTGQIVAMYGGQGLAEKAASNALRTDYQPGSTFKPIVLASALETGATTQGGKPITPNALYDGTSKRPVVGSKIPFNPQNQDDKDFGKEITVQEATNYSVNSVYAQMIVDVKPQNVKKTALALGMKDRDGWPEDKPAMSLGTMSANTVEMAAVYATLDNHGKKVTPTIVKSAEHKDREYAPEPAVGSQAISRQTADTVTKVLTGVVNDGSGSKVKSSAYEAAGKTGTTESNVAGWFTGYTPELVTVVAMFGEEPGSHRQVTLTGTAGGGRAGGSSFPAEIWKTYTLAALKGVDTAEFDTSDAEMGASQAPSRTTSPTPPPTTSSAPPPATTSGPPPNSPDPTKSTTKSPDPTKSTTKSPDPTKSTTKSPDPTQKPPDPPLFPQSNER; encoded by the coding sequence ATGGGCCGAGCAGAAGCGCGTAAGGCGCAGCAGCAGCGCGGTGCGCGGCGGGCGCCGAGCGGACGCGCCAAGGGCAAGGGGGGCGGCGCCGGCAAGCGCACCGGCATACGCCGCTTCTTCACCTGGAAGAAGGTCCTGGGCACGTTCCTCGGGGGGATCCTGCTCCTGATGGCCGCCGCGGTCGTTCTCTACTTCTCCGTGGACGAGCCCTCCGACCCCAACAAGCTGGCCACGCAGCAGAGCAACACCTACAAGTGGTCCGACGGCACCGTCATGGCCCGCGTCGGCGAGACGAACCGGTCCATCGTGCCGATCGACAAGATCCCCGAGGACGTCCGGACCGCGTTCATCGCCATCGAGAACAAGTCGTTCTACAAGGACCGCGGCATCGACGTGGTCGGCGTGGCCCGCGGCCTGTTCAACACGGTGCGCGGCAAGGGCACCGCCGGCGGATCGACCATCACCCAGCAGTACGTCAAGAACTACTACCTGACGCAGGACCAGTCGCCGACGCGCAAGATCCGGGAGCTCGTCATCTCCCTCAAGGTCGACCAGCGCATGGAGAAGAACGACATCCTCGCCGGCTACCTGAACACGAACTTCTACGGCCGCAACGCCTACGGCATCCAGGCCGCCGCCCAGGCCTACTACGGCGTCGACGCCGACAAGCTGACCCTGGTGCAGGGCGCCTACCTGGCCGCCGTCATCCAGGCCCCCAGCCAGTACGACTGGGCGACCGCCGGCCCCAACGGCAAGGCGCTGGTCATGGTCCGCTTCAACGCCGTCCTCGACAACATGGTCGAGATGGGCAAGCTGGACGCGGCCAAGCGCAAGGAACTGAAGTTCGAGGAGCCCGTCAAGCCCAAGCCGACCCCCGGCATGGACGGCCAGAAGGGCTACCTCGTCCAGGCCGCCAACGACGAGATGAACCGGCAGCACGTCACGGACGCCGAGATCGCGGCCGGCGGCTGGGACATCACGCTCAACATCGACAAGAAGAAGCAGGCGGCGCTGGAGCAGGCCGTCCAGGACGAGCTGGAGTCCAAGCTCGACCGCAAGAACACCAAGGAACGCCCCCAGGACCAGAGCGTGCAGGCCGGCGCCACCTCCGTGGACGCCAAGACCGGCCAGATCGTCGCGATGTACGGCGGCCAGGGCCTGGCCGAGAAGGCCGCGAGCAACGCCCTGCGCACCGACTACCAGCCGGGCTCGACCTTCAAGCCGATCGTGCTCGCCTCCGCACTGGAGACCGGCGCCACCACCCAGGGCGGCAAGCCGATCACCCCGAACGCCCTCTACGACGGCACCAGCAAGCGCCCCGTGGTCGGCAGCAAGATCCCGTTCAACCCGCAGAACCAGGACGACAAGGACTTCGGCAAGGAGATCACCGTCCAGGAGGCCACCAACTACTCGGTGAACTCCGTCTACGCGCAGATGATCGTGGACGTCAAACCGCAGAACGTGAAGAAGACGGCGCTCGCCCTCGGCATGAAGGACCGCGACGGCTGGCCCGAGGACAAGCCGGCCATGTCGCTCGGCACCATGAGCGCGAACACCGTCGAGATGGCCGCCGTCTACGCCACCCTCGACAACCACGGCAAGAAGGTCACGCCGACCATCGTCAAGAGCGCCGAGCACAAGGACCGCGAGTACGCGCCCGAACCGGCCGTCGGCAGCCAGGCCATCAGCCGGCAGACCGCCGACACCGTGACCAAGGTGCTCACCGGCGTCGTCAACGACGGCTCCGGCAGCAAGGTCAAGAGCTCCGCCTACGAGGCGGCCGGCAAGACCGGCACCACCGAGTCCAACGTCGCGGGCTGGTTCACCGGCTACACCCCGGAGCTCGTCACCGTCGTCGCCATGTTCGGCGAGGAGCCCGGCAGCCACCGCCAGGTCACCCTCACCGGCACCGCCGGCGGCGGCCGCGCGGGCGGCTCCAGCTTCCCCGCCGAGATCTGGAAGACGTACACCCTGGCCGCGCTCAAGGGCGTGGACACCGCCGAGTTCGACACCTCGGACGCGGAGATGGGTGCCTCCCAGGCGCCGTCCCGCACCACCTCCCCGACGCCCCCGCCCACCACGTCCTCGGCCCCGCCCCCGGCGACCACCAGCGGCCCGCCGCCGAACAGCCCGGACCCGACGAAGAGCACCACCAAGTCGCCCGACCCGACCAAGAGCACCACCAAGTCGCCGGATCCGACGAAGAGCACCACCAAGTCGCCCGACCCGACGCAGAAGCCCCCGGACCCGCCGCTGTTCCCGCAGTCGAACGAACGGTGA
- a CDS encoding PadR family transcriptional regulator: MSIGHTLLGLLEAGPRHGYDLKRAFDEKFGHDRPLAYGQVYSTMSRLLKNGFVEVEGIESGGGPDRKRYAITDAGVTDVDTWLSQPEKPEPYLHSTLYTKVVLALLTGRGAAELLDTQRAEHLRLMRLLTQRKRKGDLADQLVCDHALFHLEADLRWLELTAARLDQLAREVRR; encoded by the coding sequence ATGTCCATCGGTCACACTCTGCTCGGCCTCCTGGAGGCCGGCCCGCGCCACGGCTACGACCTCAAGCGCGCCTTCGACGAGAAGTTCGGCCACGACCGGCCCCTCGCCTACGGACAGGTCTACTCGACCATGTCCCGCCTCCTGAAGAACGGCTTCGTGGAGGTCGAGGGCATAGAGAGCGGCGGCGGCCCGGACCGCAAGCGGTACGCCATCACCGACGCCGGCGTCACCGACGTCGACACGTGGCTCTCGCAGCCCGAGAAGCCCGAGCCGTACCTCCACTCGACCCTCTACACCAAGGTCGTCCTCGCCCTGCTCACCGGCCGCGGCGCGGCCGAGCTGCTGGACACCCAGCGCGCCGAGCACCTGCGCCTGATGCGCCTGCTCACCCAGCGCAAGCGCAAGGGCGACCTCGCCGACCAGCTCGTCTGCGACCACGCCCTGTTCCACCTCGAAGCGGACCTGCGGTGGCTCGAACTCACCGCCGCCCGCCTCGACCAGCTCGCCCGGGAGGTACGCCGATGA
- a CDS encoding hydrogen peroxide-inducible genes activator, which translates to MAVGNRGLKQPTLAQLRAFAAVAEHLHFRDAAAAIGMSQPALSGAVSALEEALGVRLLERTTRKVLLSPAGERIAARAGAVLDAVGGLLEEAEAVRAPFTGVLRLGVIPTVAPYLLPTVLGLFHRRYPGMDLQVHEEQTAPLLEGLAGGRLDLLLLAVPLGVPGVTELPLFDEDFVLLAPREHPLAGRRDIPREELRGLQLLLLDEGHCLRDQALDICREAGRTAGADVTTTAAGLSTLVQLVAGGLGVTLLPRTALRLETARNEYLATGYFAEPAPSRRIALAMRTGTARQEEFRTIAAALREAVRPLPVWPTD; encoded by the coding sequence GTGGCTGTCGGTAACAGGGGACTGAAGCAGCCCACCCTGGCGCAGCTGCGCGCCTTCGCGGCCGTGGCCGAGCACCTGCACTTCCGGGACGCCGCCGCGGCCATCGGCATGAGTCAGCCCGCGCTGTCCGGCGCCGTCTCCGCGCTGGAGGAGGCCCTCGGCGTGCGGCTGCTGGAGCGCACCACCCGCAAGGTGCTGCTCTCCCCGGCCGGCGAGCGCATCGCGGCCCGGGCCGGCGCGGTCCTCGACGCGGTGGGCGGGCTGCTGGAGGAGGCCGAGGCGGTACGGGCCCCCTTCACCGGGGTGCTGCGGCTCGGGGTGATCCCGACCGTGGCCCCCTACCTGCTGCCGACCGTGCTCGGGCTCTTCCACCGGCGCTACCCGGGCATGGACCTCCAGGTCCACGAGGAGCAGACCGCCCCGCTGCTGGAGGGGCTGGCCGGGGGGCGGCTCGACCTGCTGCTGCTGGCGGTGCCGCTCGGGGTGCCCGGAGTCACCGAACTGCCGCTCTTCGACGAGGACTTCGTCCTCCTCGCCCCCCGCGAACACCCGCTGGCCGGGCGCCGCGACATCCCGCGCGAGGAACTGCGCGGCCTCCAGCTGCTGTTGCTCGACGAAGGCCACTGCCTGCGCGACCAGGCCCTGGACATCTGCCGCGAGGCGGGCCGCACGGCGGGCGCGGACGTCACGACCACCGCCGCCGGACTGTCCACCCTCGTACAGCTGGTCGCCGGGGGACTGGGCGTGACGCTGTTGCCGCGGACCGCGCTGCGGCTGGAGACCGCCCGCAACGAGTACCTGGCCACCGGATACTTCGCCGAGCCCGCGCCCTCGCGGCGGATCGCGCTGGCCATGCGGACCGGGACCGCACGGCAGGAGGAGTTCCGGACCATCGCCGCCGCGCTGCGCGAAGCCGTGCGCCCGCTCCCCGTCTGGCCGACCGACTGA
- a CDS encoding ABC transporter permease — translation MSALRTWARDLAMGARFAFGGGREGWTRTVLTGVGVGLGVALLLISTAVPGALAARNERGEARLPVTAEGDTGPGRDTLLVADANQTYKKRDVDGRFLRAEGPDAPVPPGLTSVPAPGEMALSPALKRLLDSEDGALLRERLDAWKPTQTIGDSGLTGPGDLYFYAGKGDLALTGPGEYRVQRVTAFDRAVEPSRLDPVLMLLVVLTFVALLTPVAVFIAAAVRFGGERRDRRLAALRLVGADGRMVRRIAAGEALGGSLVGLALGVGFFFGGRALVGGLTLQQRSVFPADLNPSVALAVLVALAVPAAAVAVTLFALRGVVIEPLGVVRQSRPRKRRVWWRLLLPLGGLGLLAPMAGRGTEHGYFNQWQVSAGVVLLLVGITALLPWLLERFVGRMSGGPVSWQLAVRRLQVNSGAAARLVNGIAVAVAGAIALQMLFAGIEGVYSKDTGQDPGRAGVSILLPTGTESRVDALAREISGGKGISKTVPLASADASPQPSADGESVLLTIGTCDALREVAVLPSCTEGDAFVLADGPVTANTAYGATAEAGQRLFVGDVHAAARGTVTEKPVPWTVPASARTVPARPDPTGNLRNGLLLTPSATPAGLGEARSAQIYVQLDDTVPEAMDRVRTAAFKADPFATAMTLKATTRDSGLSSIRTGLFFGATAVLLLIGGSLLVSQLEQLRERRKLLSALVAFGTRRSTLSMSVLWQTALPIGLGLGLAAVIGIALGSVLLRLSARPVRIDWTSVAAMTGIGAGVVAVVTLLSLPPLLRLMRPDGLRTE, via the coding sequence ATGAGCGCCCTGCGCACCTGGGCCCGCGACCTCGCCATGGGTGCCCGCTTCGCCTTCGGCGGCGGCCGCGAGGGCTGGACCCGCACCGTGCTCACCGGCGTCGGCGTCGGCCTCGGCGTCGCCCTGCTGCTGATCAGCACCGCGGTCCCCGGCGCCCTCGCCGCCCGCAACGAGCGCGGCGAGGCCCGCCTCCCGGTGACCGCGGAGGGCGACACGGGCCCCGGGCGCGACACGCTGCTCGTCGCCGACGCCAACCAGACGTACAAGAAGCGGGACGTCGACGGCAGGTTCCTGCGGGCCGAGGGCCCCGACGCGCCCGTGCCGCCCGGCCTGACCTCCGTCCCCGCCCCCGGGGAGATGGCCCTCTCCCCCGCCCTGAAGCGGCTGCTCGACTCCGAGGACGGCGCCCTGCTGCGCGAGCGGCTCGACGCGTGGAAGCCGACCCAGACCATCGGCGACTCCGGCCTGACCGGCCCCGGCGACCTCTACTTCTACGCCGGCAAGGGCGACCTCGCGCTCACCGGCCCCGGGGAGTACCGGGTCCAGCGCGTCACCGCGTTCGACCGGGCCGTCGAGCCTTCCCGGCTCGATCCGGTCCTCATGCTCCTGGTCGTGCTGACCTTCGTGGCGCTCCTGACGCCCGTCGCCGTCTTCATCGCCGCCGCCGTCCGCTTCGGCGGGGAGCGGCGCGACCGCCGGCTCGCCGCGCTGCGCCTGGTCGGCGCCGACGGCCGCATGGTCCGCCGGATCGCGGCCGGTGAGGCACTGGGCGGCTCCCTGGTCGGCCTCGCGCTGGGCGTCGGCTTCTTCTTCGGCGGCCGCGCGCTGGTCGGCGGCCTCACCCTCCAGCAGCGCAGCGTCTTCCCCGCGGACCTCAACCCCTCCGTGGCGCTGGCCGTCCTGGTGGCCCTCGCGGTGCCCGCCGCGGCGGTGGCCGTGACCCTGTTCGCGCTCCGCGGCGTCGTCATCGAACCGCTGGGCGTCGTACGCCAGAGCCGGCCGCGCAAGCGCCGCGTCTGGTGGCGGCTGCTGCTGCCGCTCGGCGGACTCGGGCTGCTCGCCCCCATGGCGGGCCGGGGCACGGAGCACGGTTACTTCAACCAGTGGCAGGTCAGCGCCGGCGTGGTGCTGCTGCTGGTCGGGATCACGGCGCTGCTGCCCTGGCTGCTGGAGCGCTTCGTCGGCCGGATGTCGGGCGGTCCGGTCTCCTGGCAGCTCGCCGTGCGCCGCCTCCAGGTCAACAGCGGCGCCGCCGCCCGTCTGGTCAACGGCATCGCGGTCGCGGTCGCCGGGGCCATCGCCCTCCAGATGCTCTTCGCGGGCATCGAGGGCGTCTACAGCAAGGACACGGGTCAGGACCCGGGCCGCGCCGGTGTCTCGATCCTGCTGCCCACCGGCACCGAGTCCCGGGTGGACGCCCTGGCCCGCGAGATCTCCGGCGGCAAGGGCATCTCCAAGACCGTCCCCCTCGCATCCGCCGACGCCTCCCCGCAGCCCTCCGCGGACGGCGAGTCGGTGCTGCTGACCATCGGCACCTGCGACGCGCTGCGCGAGGTCGCGGTCCTGCCCTCCTGCACGGAGGGCGACGCCTTCGTGCTCGCCGACGGCCCCGTCACCGCCAACACCGCCTACGGGGCCACGGCCGAGGCCGGCCAGCGGCTCTTCGTCGGCGACGTCCACGCCGCCGCGCGCGGGACGGTCACCGAGAAGCCCGTCCCGTGGACCGTTCCGGCGTCCGCCCGCACCGTCCCCGCCCGCCCCGACCCCACCGGCAACCTGCGCAACGGCCTGCTGCTCACCCCCTCGGCCACCCCCGCGGGCCTGGGCGAGGCCCGGTCCGCGCAGATCTACGTCCAGCTCGACGACACGGTGCCGGAGGCGATGGACCGGGTGCGCACGGCCGCCTTCAAGGCCGACCCGTTCGCCACCGCGATGACCCTGAAGGCCACCACCCGGGACTCCGGCCTCTCCTCGATCCGCACCGGCCTGTTCTTCGGCGCCACCGCCGTCCTGCTCCTGATCGGCGGGAGCCTGCTGGTCTCCCAGCTGGAGCAGCTGCGCGAGCGCAGGAAGCTGCTGTCGGCGCTGGTCGCCTTCGGGACCAGGCGGTCCACGCTCAGCATGTCGGTGCTGTGGCAGACGGCCCTGCCGATCGGCCTGGGTCTGGGCCTCGCGGCCGTCATCGGCATCGCCCTCGGCTCGGTCCTGCTGCGGCTGAGCGCGCGCCCCGTCCGGATCGACTGGACCTCGGTCGCCGCGATGACCGGCATCGGCGCGGGCGTGGTCGCCGTGGTGACCCTGCTCAGCCTGCCGCCGCTGCTGCGGCTGATGCGTCCGGACGGCCTGCGCACGGAGTGA